A window of Cryptomeria japonica chromosome 3, Sugi_1.0, whole genome shotgun sequence contains these coding sequences:
- the LOC131078400 gene encoding uncharacterized protein LOC131078400, whose amino-acid sequence MSSTLSIGLASSSSSVQRCRGIPVRHGKGRKRKGVGVVCAVGDVSSEGTVYLIAGAAAVALLGTAFPILFSRKDLCPECDGAGFIRKSGSTLRANAARKDQGQIVCPNCNGLGKLGQIDK is encoded by the exons ATGTCGTCCACACTTTCAATTGGGCTGGCATCTTCGTCTTCATCCGTACAGCGTTGCAGAGGAATTCCTGTGAGGCATGGAAAGGGAAGGAAGAGGAAGGGTGTGGGAGTTGTATGCGCGGTGGGAGATGTATCATCTGAGGGCACTGTTTATTTAATAGCTGGAGCCGCGGCCGTCGCCCTGCTTGGAACTGCATTTCCGATTCTCTTCTCGCGCAAAGACCT GTGTCCCGAGTGTGATGGAGCAGGGTTTATTAGGAAATCTGGCTCCACTCTCAGAGCAAACGCTGCAAGGAAGGATCAGGGTCAGATTGTCTGCCCTAACTGTAATGGCCTTGGAAAGCTAGGGCAGATTGACAAATAG